A single region of the Malaclemys terrapin pileata isolate rMalTer1 chromosome 2, rMalTer1.hap1, whole genome shotgun sequence genome encodes:
- the KIAA1143 gene encoding uncharacterized protein KIAA1143 homolog, translated as MSKKTQVSYVPPAEPAFLSRLKREVGYREGPTVETKREQLPAPEEDCESGSDKEDEQPQVVVLKKGDLTPEEVMKIKQEIKDASKSDEEPEPDDGKIVFKKPSKRSSEEKFSGLTASSSKKKKESKKTKRDSTPPQNAAKQIKNSSLLSFDDEENDD; from the exons ATGAGCAAAAAGACGCAGGTCTCGTACGTGCCGCCGGCCGAGCCCGCTTTCCTGAGCCGCCTCAAGAGGGAGGTTGGGTATCGGGAGGGGCCCACGGTGGAGACCAAG AGAGAGCAGCTCCCAGCTCCTGAGGAAGATTGTGAGAGTGGCAGTGACAAAGAGGATGAACAGCCCCAAGTGGTAGTACTGAAAAAAGGGGACCTGACCCCAGAAGAAGTGATGAAAATTAAACAGGAGATCAAAGATGCTTCAAAATCAG ATGAAGAACCAGAGCCTGATGATGGAAAAATTGTGTTCAAGAAGCCAAGTAAGCGTTCATCAGAAGAGAAATTTTCGGGCCTGACTGCAAGTTCCAGtaagaagaaaaaagaatcaaAGAAAACTAAGAGGGACTCAACACCCCCTCAGAATGCagctaaacaaattaaaaatagcaGCCTCCTCTCATTTGATGATGAAGAAAATGATGATTAG